TAGTACCCCCGCTTGTAACTGAAATAATTTTTCTTGCGCTTCCGCTTGCGTTGGCGCTAAGGATAAACCATCTTGGGAAGAAATATCCTGGACATCTAAAAAGGTATACATTAAGCGCGTATCGACAATTCCTTCTAAGAATAAATAATCATTAACTTCTTGTTGAGTCGCATAAAAATCATCCCGCAATTTATATAATTTATTACCATTTTTATCAATTACTGGTTGCGCTAAAATTTGAGGTTTTAAATAATTATTATAATAGTTAATACTATCAGTAACGGAGTATTTATAACCATGCTGACCATTAACATCATATAATGTATCAGCATAAACACCATAGTCGTTATAGCGAGTGCCATTGGAAGCAACTTTATCTAATTTTAAAAAGTCATTATCATAAAAATAATTAAACCAGGTGTCATAAGCTTCTAAAATATATTCCGTTGGAATTTCCACATAGTTATTAACCTGATGATTAAGATGAACTCTTCAAATTGAATGTTTGGAAGGATTGGTTAGTGGTTTGTCATATAATAAAACATCAGCATCAAATGTTTCAGAGCTTGAAATATTACCAAAACTAAAATTAGTTGCTCGTCAAGCGGACCCGGAACTAGCCGGTAAATATGTTAAAGTATAAGATCTATTAGCAGAATGAAAGTTTTTGGTATAATAATATTTTCCAACTGAACAAGATCAATCATCACATTGCTTACTTTGCGCTCAATTTCGTTTGGATTCTGTAAAATCAGCAATTGTTCATTGATCATCAATATCATCAATTACCACACTATCACCATGACCAACTTCCATATAATCGCCAGTTTTATTATTCTTAACTTTCATCAAATCTCCACCACCAGGGCTTAAATAAATTTTATGGGTATTAGAAAAATTCATATAATTTTTATAATTTATTTTATTATGTGATTCTGGAGCTCCTCAAACATTTCGAAAATTATCTTGCACAACATTTCGAAAACTTTGTTCAGTTCCATATAGCGAAACCCCATTAGTAAAATCACTGGGTTTTAAATGATAACCATCAGTTAATACTTTTAATAAATCAGTTTGGTCTTGTTTATTAAAGACATTATAATAACGACCACTTACATAATAATATAAAGATTTTCGTAATCCACCTTTATAAATAAAACCATCCTTTGCTTCTTGAGGGGAATCGTACCAATGAGTACCATCATAACCGTACTTTTCTTTAACTAATCCATTATTGGTATAAGAATTTAAAGCCCGCTCTTTTGACAACGCGGCATTACCAAAAGCATCTTGATAAACTAACTGATAATTATTGATATCAGTATCATAAATTTGATTTGGATCTAATAAGTGGTATTGATAATCAGTAATAATTTTGCCCGGATTAGAAGTTGTTTGAATTGTTTCAACCTTATTATGAATATAAATATAATTATTCAAATCACTTTCAGAATAAAATTTATGATTATCATAAGTTCATTGGGTTGTAGTTGCTGTTACTTTTGAACTTTTTTTAATTGTTTCAAACATTGCATCACGCGGAGAACCTGCCTTATTATCATTAGTCATTACCATACTAGTGGTTATTGCCACTGGGGAAATTGTTAAAACGCCAGCGGCAATAATAGTTTTTAAAATACTAATGCCCATTGGTAATCACCTCTCCTCTATCATTTACTAATGTAGTATTATTTTGTATTCACATATAAAAATCATCAGGACTATTAAATTTTTGGGGTCCAAAATAAACATAATAATTAATTGTTTTATCATGGTGATAAGCAATATTAGCATGGTGATAAAGATAGGTATAAGCATCATCGTTAGTTAAGAAATAATGCATTACCCCATTAAATAGCACACTATAAACTTTAAAATAATTTCCTAACTGTTCTTCTAAACGATCGTAAGTAATTGTCTTAACTAAATCAGTTGTTAAGATTGTTTTTGAAGTTAAATAAGTATTTTCAATATAATTATCTTCAACACTTTTTAACTCCGCTAAGGAATCATAATATCTAGCAATCCCACTATTATCAATAAATTTATATTTAATAACAAATTTTGAAGCAGTAATTTTATTTTCTAAACTATGAACAGCATCTAATGCATTATCAAAGAATTCATTAATCCCATCAAAATATTTATAATTAACATTTGTTTTAAAATAACGATCAAAGATATAATCAACAAATTTATCTAACTCAGCACGTTCAGCAACTACTTGGTTGGAATTATTATCTACCTTATCTTTATCTTTTTTAACTTCTAAATGATCATTTTTACCCATGATAGTAATATAAAATTCTTTCACTGTCTTAAAATCTTCGGGGTTACGAATAATATAATGTTTCAAATAATCTTCTGCTTTTTCTTCATTATCAAAAATTGAACCTAAAACAGTATAGTATTTTGTATTTTGATTATCATCTGGTACTTTCATAGCCATTCCAGTAAAAACTGGTGTTACTTGAAAGTGATCACCGGGATTATCGGGAAAAAGCGTAATTCCAACTAACGGGATTTTATATTCAGTTGTTGAATAATATAAGACTTGATTATCTCCTAAATCACATTTATAGGTAACATAACTTACTGGTGATAATGTTTGTGTAATTTCTCAAATTGATTTAACAATATCTAGCCCTTTAACAATTGAACTAAGACAATTTAAAATACCTCCTACTACTTTCGCACTATTTATAACAAAGTGTGATATATCATCAGTAATTTCTAATAATGTATTTAGATTTTTAGTTTGTTCTTTTAATTTAGTTTTTTCAATTAATTTACCATTTTCATCATAAAATTCTGAACCTTGGTCAATAGTTTGCGACACTGCACCAATGATTGCTTCAATAGCTTTTCCAGTCGCTGAATGACCCTGAGCAGCTTCTTTTTCAGCTTCTTGAATAGTTCCAAATAAATTATCTCAATATGCTTGTGTATCTTGAAGAATACCTTGTAAAAGATTTTGTTTTGAAGGAGAAGAATAAGCAAAATGAGCAGGATTTAAAAATAAATGAATTATTTCTGGTATTGATAACTCTTCATCACTACCTGCTCAAGAAACTGAAGGTTCAAAAATTTTATCTAATGTATGTGCTAATAATCCAGCATGTTGATTAATTAGATTTTTTAAAGTTTCTTTCAAAAAGTTCTCAAATTCTAGGGCAGCTTTTTCTTTGCTCAAATGATTACACAATAATGTATATTGGTAAACTCTCTGAAGAAAAATTAGTGTTTTATAAAAAGTAGACATACCTTTTATATTTTTAAGACTATTAATAGAAGTTTTGACAGAACTAACTAATAGATAGCTATCTTTCTTATCACCGGTACTATCAAATATACTATTTGCTTTGGCAAATAATTTATTAAATTTTTGATAATGTAAATTATCACTATTAAATAAATCTCTTTTTACATCAAAATCATTATTATGTTGGCTAGATTGATTCATAAATAAATTAATCATATCAGTCATCATTACTAAGGAAGCAAGTTCATAATTCATAGTTAAACCTGAAGTTTTTACTCAACCTGTTGCAAGTTTTGAAATAACTGTTTGAGGTGTATCATTTGTCTCAATATATTGTGTACCCGTTAATGATCCTCGCATTCCTGAAGTATCAATATTAAGTCAAAAACTATTTTTAAAATCTTTATATTCTCTAATATTAATTGCCTTATCTTCATCAGTTAATTTCATTTGTGAAAGATCAGGATGATGTAACCGACTAAATTTATAACCATTATAGTCATATTCAATATCAGTTGTTGATTTAATTCAATCAGAAATTTGATCTCTTGTTAAACATGCCCCTGCCATTTGGTAGCAACTAGTTTTATTGTTTTCGTTAATGTTTGGTTTCACAACATTTTCTAAATACTGAATTGCTTCATACTTATTATTAAATTCAACACTGGCAGTACTTGAGTCATTAATGTTTCCTAATTTATAAACCTTTTGATAATCTTCATATGTTTTAATTGCCTCATCTTTATTTAGATAAGCATTGCCATCTTTTCCTTTATAAACAACTTCCAATTTTTCATTGGTATTAGTTAAAACTTGATTTGAAACTTCACCAGCACTATTAATTATATATTGTGCAGGATTACGATATGTTTGAACTTCGTTTAAGGGATTAGCAGTTAATAAATCTGATTTTAATTTTGAATTTTCATCAATACCATAACTCTTATCATTATAAGTAAAATAATTGTTTTCCGTAGTATAAGATACTTTTTGGGCTTTTGAATTGGCATAATCCATAATCTCTTGATTTGAATTAAACACTTTCCCATCAAACTTATAATATACTTTATCCTTAACTTTATTATGCGCTATCACTGTTGAAACCGTAGCTACTATAGTCGTAACAGACAATACACAAATAGCAGAAAATATTGAAATGTTTCTTTTTGAATTTAAAAATTTAAATTTCATCATTTAAAAAAACCGCAAAATTTGAATTAGTCGAAAAAGAAACATTTGAATTATTTTCAAAATAAGCAATAAAATCCGAATTAAAATAAATAATATTTGTATCTTCACTTTTTTCATAGATATATTTATAATTTTTTATTTTAAATAAAATTTTATAATCTTCATAAAAAGAAGACAAATCATTAATATTTTTATTACCACTAAAACTTAAATTTAAGTTTTCTGTAGCATAATTAATTGCATATTTAGAGTTTTCTTTTTTATATTCATTAATTTTAGAATTTGAATCATCAATAGGTACATCAAATACTTGAATATTACTTGTTTTATTAACTCACATAATGGTCTTTATATTCATACAAAAAATAATAAACTCTTTTAGCCAATCTTTTTTTGAATAAATATTCGTTTCTTGAAAATTAAAAACTAAATTATTTTTTTTTATAAATCCACTCATTTTGATTATTTTTAGAACTAACAATTACAGAAAAAGATAATTTATATAATTCATCAATTGAAATCCCATAACTATCAAAAAAACCAGAATTATCAAAATTAACTAAAAAGAAAAAATCAGATTTTTTATAATTAAACATAATATTAAATTCTTGCTCTATCATATTAGACAATAAATATACAAGCATAGATTCAATAGAACCATAAAATTTAATACTTTCATCTTTTGTTTGTTCATTTATATCTTTAAAAAAGAATTGATCTTTAAAATCTCATGTCATATGTGATAAGAAAAACTTATCTAAGTTTTCAGGTGTTATTTCTTGTTTATTTTGAGTTACACTTGAATTCTCACTAGAACTACATGCAACAATATTAGTTGTACTTATCATTACTAAACTAAGCACACTAAAAAATGATAATAATTTTTTCATATCATTAATACCTTTCTAAAATATTCTTAAAAAATTAATATCTTTATATATAAAAATAATGTAAATAAATATAAGATTAGACTAAAATTAATTATTAAACTACCCTCTTTAAAAACTAATTTTAATCTCCTGATAATTTAAATGTCAATATGTTTCTCGTCCACTATTAAATTATCTAACTTAGATATTAACAAACAGACAATTAAAGTCAACAAAATTTTATAAAAAAATAAATATTTTTTCCAAATTTTAATTAATTACAAAAAAAAAAAAAAAACTATACTCCTAGTGGTGGCTTCTTAAGAATATCAAACCAAAAACTATTTTTAAAATCTTTATATTCTCTAAATATTAACTGCTTTTTCTTTTTCAGTTAATTTCATTTGCGAAAGATCAGGATGATGTAACCGACTAAATTTATAACCATTATAGTCATATTCAATGTCAGTTGTTGATTTAATCCAATCAGAAATTTGATCTCTTGTTAGACATGTCCCCGCCATTTGATAACAACTAGTTTTATTATTTTCATTAATGTTTGGTTTCACAACATTTTCTAAATACTGAATCGCTTCATACTTGTTATTAAATTCCACACTAGCAGTACTTGAGTCATTAATGTTTCCTAATTTATAAACCTTTTGATAATCTTCATATGTTTTAATTGCATCATCTTTATTTAGATAAACATTACCATCTTTTCCTTTATAAACAACTCCCAATTTTTTATTAGTATTAGTTAAAACTTGATTTGAAACTTCACTAGCACTATTAATTATATATTGTGCAGGATTACGATATGTTTTAACTTCTTTTAATGGATTAGCAGTTAATAAATCTGATTTTAATTTTGAGTTTTCATCAATACCATAACTCTTATCATTATAAGTAAAATAACTATTTTCCGTAGTATACGATACTTTTTGGGCTTTTGAATTAACATAATCCATAATCTCTTGATTTGAATTAAACACTTTCCCATCAAACTTATAATATACTTTATCCTTAACTTTATTATGCGCAACCACCGTTGAAACCGTAGCTACTATAGTTGCAACAGACAATACGCAAATAGCAGAGAATATTGAGATGCTTCTTTTTGAATTTAAAAATTTAAGCTTCATAACTAAACAAAAAGCACACTAAAATTAGAGTTAGAAGAAAAATTAATTTCAGGCTCATTTAAAAAAGAAGCAGTAAAATCAGAATTAAAATAAATTACATATGGCATGTCTAAATCATCACTAAGATAGTGGTAATTTTTAATATTAAAATTGATTTTGTAATCTTCATATAATCAACGCGTATCAGGAAAATCTTTTTCTCCGCTAAAAAGATAAGTCAATTCTTCTGATACATGCTTCACTACATAAGCAGAATTGTTTTCTTTGTATTTATTTAAATTACTTGTTGATTCCATAATACTTGTAAGAAATAACTGATTAAAATTGGGTAAATTTGTTGCAGGTGTTTTTCTTTCTATATTGTTTTCTGCATAAAACTTAATAAATTTTTCTAACCAAACTTGCTTAGAATAAATCTTAGTTTCTTCAAAATTTAATACAAGATTTTCTTTCCGATAAGATCATGATTTATCTTTTGGAGTTACAACTACATCAAAAGGTAATTTATATAAATTATTAAGTATAATACCTGATTTATCAAAAACTTCATCATTTTGAAAAAGAATTGAAAACCAATAGTCTTTGTCATTATATTCAAATAAATTATCAAATTTATTTTTAACTAAAGTAAATAAATTGCTTGTCATTAAACCTGTCGAAATATAATCGAATCTAGTGTTTTCTTCTTCTGTTTGTTTATTTTTATCCTTAAAAAAGAATTGATCTTTAAAATCTCATGTCATATGTGATGAGAAAAACTTATCTAAGTTTTCAGGCGTTATTTCTTGCTTATTTCGAGTTACACTTGAATTCTCACTAGAACTACATGCAACAATATTAGTTGTACTTGTTATTGCTAAACTAAGCGCACTAAAAAATGATAATAACTTCTTCATATCATTAATACCTTCCTAAAATATCCTTAAAAAATTAATATCTTGATATATAAAATAATGTAAATAAATATAAGATTAGATTAAAATTAATTATCAAACTACCCTCTTTAAAAACTAATTTTAATCTCTTGATAATTTTAATACCAATATGTTTCTCGCCTATTCTATTAAATTATCTAACTTAGATATTAACAAACAAACAATTTAAAAGTCAACAAAATATTATAAAAAATAAATAATTTTACTAATTTTTAACTACTTAAAAAATAATCCTTATCTATTTTTTTGTCTATTTTTTTGTTTAAAAATAATAAAACTTTCAATTCTTAAAATGTGTTATATTTTAATTGAAAAAATTATATATTCTGTTACTTTTAAATCCAACTATTAAGAATATTAACTACGGGAACGGATTCATTAGGAGGAATAAATAATGAAAAAATTATTAACATTATTATGTCCACTAGTAATTGCTACTAGTAGTATCAATGGTTTTGATCTTATGAAGAACAATGATTATCAACATGTAACAAAAGTAACAAATTATCAACCAGTTAAATTAGATAAAACATTTAAATACGTTAACACTTGACCAAATAGTCACTTCGCGATTGGGGCCGAAGCCAAAACGAATGAAATTTATCTAATTGCTAAAAATAATAAATTTATTGATTTAAATTTAAAAATTGGTCAGGGAGCAGTTAACCCTAACTTCTTCTTGCCTTTTAATGCTCACCAGGGAATCGTGGTGACACCAAATGCCTATTATTTAATAACAACAACCGGAACAAAACAAAAGCTAGACATTCCTTTTAGTTTTGATTCTAATTTAATTATTTTAAACGCAACCACCGCATTATATACCATTAGTGATGGTAACACTTATCTTATTAATGAAA
The sequence above is drawn from the Spiroplasma eriocheiris genome and encodes:
- a CDS encoding lipoprotein is translated as MKKLLSFFSVLSLVMISTTNIVACSSSENSSVTQNKQEITPENLDKFFLSHMTWDFKDQFFFKDINEQTKDESIKFYGSIESMLVYLLSNMIEQEFNIMFNYKKSDFFFLVNFDNSGFFDSYGISIDELYKLSFSVIVSSKNNQNEWIYKKK
- a CDS encoding lipoprotein, producing the protein MKKLLSFFSALSLAITSTTNIVACSSSENSSVTRNKQEITPENLDKFFSSHMTWDFKDQFFFKDKNKQTEEENTRFDYISTGLMTSNLFTLVKNKFDNLFEYNDKDYWFSILFQNDEVFDKSGIILNNLYKLPFDVVVTPKDKSWSYRKENLVLNFEETKIYSKQVWLEKFIKFYAENNIERKTPATNLPNFNQLFLTSIMESTSNLNKYKENNSAYVVKHVSEELTYLFSGEKDFPDTRWLYEDYKINFNIKNYHYLSDDLDMPYVIYFNSDFTASFLNEPEINFSSNSNFSVLFV